The Hypanus sabinus isolate sHypSab1 chromosome 3, sHypSab1.hap1, whole genome shotgun sequence genome contains a region encoding:
- the LOC132390831 gene encoding interleukin-8-like: MNSRVLLTAVALFVLYMASTQAASLGNSKVGLRCQCINTNSKFIHPKQMENIEIIPSGPHCAKTEIIVILKNGSSVCLNPEAHWVKKIIQMVTKSSK; the protein is encoded by the exons ATGAACAGCAGAGTTCTTCTCACTGCCGTAGCCCTGTTTGTACTCTACATGGCTTCGACACAAG CTGCTTCTCTTGGAAATTCAAAAGTGGGTCTGCGATGCCAATGCATTAATACAAACTCCAAATTCATCCACCCCAAGCAGATGGAAAATattgaaattattccaagtggccCACACTGTGCAAAGACTGAAATCAT CGTGATCCTTAAAAATGGTTCCTCCGTGTGTCTGAATCCTGAAGCCCACTGGGTGAAAAAAATCATCCAAATGGTAACCAAGAG